One Plasmodium knowlesi strain H genome assembly, chromosome: 10 genomic window carries:
- a CDS encoding RAP protein, putative: protein MPQCLGRSPIFFSSQRTIFSVFKRTLSNAKENLIDAESRKIEKTILYMEQCIAEENEQNKNLLNFKTVHDQEDKLRSIHMNLLKMSYMLKNMRINEQKWLAIYKQISNLQPLDRNLFRGKAKKHTCKMEKMDQEYDSSWCKEHFPNGAVHDQIFRKYNLLNLDACYIFIFNVSIGHLMNYLWLYTTSNYLLILNCCAKFFHFFFNLHRRKGLQKLNFIYLKSDIHNYGDNIKNLKNKNNHVIRCGKNSTIAYHYEELYNLKYHQIVTYKINLMTQVFGNLNYDLLDGVQLAQLANFFYVVTKCGVISEKGVQHFLSYYFQMAKKGASPSKLASNNVVLNDVLPNDMVPNDMVPNDVVLFSQLISTMYYSKIVHFELLSHLVSSFRRVHLDSPHICKRGLFDSYLKLLTLVKLTDQNMYIYTYCKHYILSGDTEDTTHMSNICNFFFVSSIVGLFNFPLMKFYINFLKKKKKGNTKFKNSTAHKIYYTLLGWDIMLNRFIKNVDEERREMIDLAILNFESKNIHYWFSNKVLYDFSDLSHQIIYLTLFFKNKFMLKKEEKNYYFNQSVIFHILKKHYRNVIYEYVTNEKIPLDVYIKVRNNNQQKNIAIEFNGRTHYILVLTKEGHSTGTVQYTMKENCNTKYKMWILSNINFYTISVSYYYWNELHEYQKEQHLLHATQLLQ, encoded by the coding sequence ATGCCGCAGTGCTTGGGGAGAtctcctatatttttttcttcacaaagAACTATTTTTAGCGTGTTTAAAAGAACGTTGAGCAATGCCAAGGAAAATCTAATAGATGCAGAAAGCAGGAAGATCGAAAAGACGATCCTCTACATGGAACAATGCATagcagaagaaaatgagcaaaacaaaaacttACTTAACTTCAAAACGGTCCATGATCAAGAGGACAAATTGAGAAGCATACACATGAACCTATTGAAAATGTCGtatatgttaaaaaatatgagaaTCAATGAGCAGAAATGGCTAGCCATTTATAAGCAAATTAGCAACCTCCAGCCTCTGGATAGAAATCTCTTCAGAGGAAAAGCAAAGAAACATAcctgcaaaatggaaaaaatggatcaaGAATATGACAGTTCATGGTGTAAAGAACATTTCCCCAATGGAGCAGTACATGATCAAATTTTCCGCAAATATAATCTGCTAAACTTAGACGCatgttatatatttatttttaatgtttCGATTGGACATCTCATGAACTACCTCTGGCTGTACACAACAAGCAACTATTTGTTAATATTAAACTGTTGCGcaaaatttttccattttttcttcaatctGCACAGGAGAAAGGGTCTCCAAAAATTAAACTTCATTTATCTGAAGTCTGATATACATAATTATGGAGACAACATtaagaatttgaaaaataagaacaacCATGTCATCAGATGTGGGAAAAATTCCACCATCGCTTATCACTACGAAGAGCTGTACAATTTGAAATATCACCAAATAGTTACTTACAAAATAAATCTCATGACGCAGGTATTTGGGAATTTAAATTATGACCTATTAGACGGTGTACAATTGGCCCAGCTAGCTAATTTTTTCTACGTAGTAACGAAATGCGGAGTAATAAGTGAAAAAGGCGTACAACATTTTCTGAGTTATTATTTtcaaatggcaaaaaagggggcatcACCAAGCAAGTTGGCCTCAAACAACGTGGTGCTGAATGACGTGCTACCGAATGACATGGTGCCGAATGACATGGTGCCGAATGATGTGGTGCTCTTTTCCCAACTCATCAGCACGATGTACTATTCTAAAATTGTCCACTTTGAATTGTTGTCCCATTTGGTTAGCTCCTTCAGAAGGGTCCACCTCGACTCCCCCCACATTTGCAAAAGAGGCCTATTCGACAGCTACCTTAAACTGCTAACATTGGTAAAACTGACTGAtcaaaatatgtacatatatacctatTGCAAGCATTACATTTTGAGTGGGGACACAGAAGATACAACTCACATGTCCAACATTTGCAACTTCTTTTTCGTGTCGTCCATTGTCGGCCTGTTTAACTTCCCCCTGATGAAGTTTtacatcaattttttaaaaaaaaaaaaaaagggtaacacaaaatttaaaaattccaCAGCGCATAAAATTTACTACACCTTGTTAGGGTGGGACATAATGCTGAATAgattcataaaaaatgtagatgAAGAAAGGAGAGAAATGATCGATCTGGCAATCCTAAATTTTGAGAGCAAAAATATTCACTACTGGTTTTCAAACAAAGTCCTTTACGACTTTTCCGATTTATCCCATCAAATAATCTACctaacccttttttttaaaaataaatttatgctcaaaaaggaggaaaaaaattactactTTAATCAGAGTGTCATATTCCACATATTGAAGAAACACTACAGGAATGTAATCTATGAATACGtaacaaacgaaaaaattccTCTGGATGTCTACATTAAGGTTCGTAATAATAATCAGCAGAAAAATATCGCCATCGAGTTTAATGGTAGAACACACTACATCTTAGTGCTTACCAAGGAGGGGCACTCAACAGGCACTGTTCAGTACACAATGAAAGAAAACTGCAATACCAAGTATAAAATGTGGATCCTCTCAAACATAAATTTTTACACTATTTCTGTTTCATATTACTACTGGAATGAGTTGCATGAATATCAGAAGGAGCAACACTTGCTTCATGCGACGCAACTCCTTCAATAA
- a CDS encoding NIMA related kinase 2, putative: protein MSTSTSKKIGPYEVIKSIGRGSFGIVTAVKSAQGEIFVVKQLDMSCMNHKEKMNVVNELKALIEVSVHPFIVRYKEAFLEDNILYVAMDFCSKGDLSKYIKRYKKANTLIPERKIKRWFLQIITAIKFMHDRKLIHRDLKCNNIFLDDEERAKVGDFGLAKILENTEQTSTLCGTIGYMAPEICKNEAYSFPADIWSLGVILYELMSLRHPFKSEHSNMLSTAQKICEEEPEPLPTSYSKDLIYLCHWMLKKNSEDRPTSCDIIASDYLQTEAHLLKKEILSKRGKEK, encoded by the exons ATGTCCACGTCTACATCGAAGAAAATAGGTCCTTATGAGGTTATAAAATCTATCGGGCGGGGGTCATTTGGAATTGTCACAGCAGTAAAGAGCGCCCAGGGGGAAAT CTTCGTCGTTAAGCAGCTAGATATGTCGTGCATGAaccacaaggaaaaaatgaacgtcGTAAATGAACTGAAA GCATTAATCGAGGTATCCGTTCACCCATTCATCGTGCGATATAAAGAAGCGTTCCTGGAGGACAACATTTTGTACGTTGCTATGGACTTCTGTTCCA AAGGAGATTTGAGtaaatacataaaaaggTATAAAAAAGCGAATACGTTGATTCCcgagaggaaaataaaaagatggTTCTTACAGATAATTACTGCCATCAAATTTATGCACGACAGGAAGCTCATACATAGGG ACTTAAAATGCAACAATATATTTCTGGATGATGAAGAGAGGGCTAAGGTGGGTGATTTTGGGCTCGCCAAAATTTTGGAGAACACAGAACAAACAAGTACATTGTGTGGTACCATTGGGTACATGGCTCCAGAGATTTGCAAG AACGAGGCCTACAGCTTCCCCGCAGACATCTGGTCCCTTGGCGTGATACTATACGAGCTCATGAGTCTCCGACACCCCTTCAAGTCGGAGCATTCCAACATGCTATCGACAGCCCAAAAAATTTGCGAAGAGGAG CCAGAGCCCCTGCCAACAAGCTATTCGAAAGACCTGATATACTTGTGCCATTggatgttaaaaaaaaactccgaGGATAGACCCACCTCGTGCGATATTATCGCGTCCGATTATTTGCAG ACGGAGGCACATTTactaaaaaaagagatattaagcaaaagaggaaaggagaaatag
- a CDS encoding RNA methyltransferase, putative: MKFRPERRHSTAVGESIYEGSRTSSPGSGPECNDIECAPPHWINHKEKRNRKTELLRGACHVDRSPKGDNEYLSISKRSKMMKYIIRLRKKRNFRKKMNSFFVKESSTITHLASNHNLTFEVILSKSKSLLDHFKEKCSKLYYTDIDTLNYIFRDTLKVNKEARNDAVAVVKLPKSVQPKEPIKFLLAFDRIRYAYNLGKILNTAASMGVDYLFYVHNTVDPFNHKVIEVTNGSHFQIPYLFGSYVELRQFCDSHKLLPVVAHTNGVNPVHILKETSEQGKGVCLILGNESTGPHADVLNFAKPISLPMHEMTNSLNVYVAASILIHYLKSMA; this comes from the exons ATGAAGTTTCGCCCAGAGAGGCGGCACTCGACGGCTGTGGGTGAGAGCATCTACGAGGGGAGTCGCACAAGTAGCCCTGGAAGTGGCCCCGAATGTAACGACATTGAGTGTGCACCCCCTCACTGGATAAACCACAAAGAGAAGAGGAACAGGAAAACGGAGCTGCTGCGGGGAGCATGCCATGTAGACAGATCCCCAAAAGGGGACAACGAATATCTGAGCATTTCCAAAAGGtccaaaatgatgaagtaCATAATAAggttaaggaagaaaaggaacttccgaaaaaaaatgaactccttttttgtaaaagagTCCTCTACTATTACACATTTGGCGAGTAACCACAATCTTACATTTGAAGTTATTTTATCAAAGAGCAAAAGTTTATTGGATCATTTTAAAGAGAAATGTTCCAAACTTTATTATACAGACATCGATACGCtaaattacatttttcgtGACACCTTAAAAGTTAACAAAGAAGCGAGAAACGATGCTGTGGCTGTAGTGAAATTACCAAAGTCGGTTCAACCAAAAGAACCCATCAAATTTTTGCTAGCTTTTGATAGAATACGATATGCGTATAACttgggaaaaatattaaacacAGCCGCCTCCATGGGTGTTGATTATCTCTTTTATGTTCATAACACAGTGGACCCATTTAATCACAAAGTTATCGAAGTGACGAACGGATCACATTTTCAAATTCCTTATCTATTCGGCTCATATGTAGAACTAAGACAATTCTGCGATTCACATAAGTTGCTTCCAGTTGTGGCACATACGAATGGAGTGAATCCAGTCCACATTTTAAAAGAGACAAGTGAACAAGGGAAGGGAGTGTGTCTCATTTTGGGGAATGAATCCACCGGCCCGCACGCGGACGTGTTGAACTTCGCAAAACC gATAAGTTTGCCCATGCACGAAATGACTAACTCTTTAAATGTCTACGTGGCAGCAAGTATTTTAATTCATTATCTGAAGTCCATGGCGTAG